In one Actinomyces trachealis genomic region, the following are encoded:
- a CDS encoding IS3 family transposase → MHAMLVRNGIEVGSELVRKIMLQEGLVACQPRPRTTILATGIQTRPDLVQRDFTAQASGHKWVGDITCIPTWDGHAYLATVMDCYSRKIIGYAIASYMRTSLVTQALDMATRNCPTEPGHTIFHSDKGSQYTSEEYAQAMARHGIQPSLGRTGSCYDNAAAQSFNAALKKELVNRKIYPTRDKAIKDATHWIETCYNQTRLHSTLGYKTPNKVHNEWYSNQTAA, encoded by the coding sequence ATCCACGCGATGCTGGTCCGCAACGGCATTGAGGTGGGGTCGGAGCTGGTCCGCAAGATCATGCTCCAGGAAGGACTGGTGGCCTGCCAGCCCCGTCCCCGCACCACGATCCTGGCCACGGGCATCCAGACGCGTCCTGATCTGGTCCAGCGGGACTTCACTGCCCAGGCATCAGGACACAAGTGGGTCGGTGATATCACCTGCATCCCCACCTGGGACGGACATGCCTACCTGGCCACGGTGATGGACTGCTACTCACGCAAGATCATCGGATACGCCATCGCGTCCTACATGCGCACCAGTTTGGTCACTCAAGCTCTCGACATGGCCACACGCAACTGCCCGACCGAACCCGGTCACACGATCTTCCATTCCGACAAAGGATCCCAGTACACCTCAGAAGAATACGCCCAAGCCATGGCCCGACACGGCATCCAGCCATCACTGGGACGCACGGGAAGCTGTTACGACAACGCCGCCGCTCAATCCTTCAACGCCGCCCTGAAGAAAGAACTAGTCAACCGGAAAATCTACCCCACCCGCGACAAAGCAATCAAGGATGCGACACACTGGATAGAAACCTGTTACAATCAAACCAGACTCCATTCAACACTGGGCTACAAAACCCCGAACAAAGTCCACAATGAATGGTACAGCAACCAGACAGCAGCCTAA
- a CDS encoding alpha-amylase, with protein MTISFDPPVGMPLWMVIIPIIVLLLVAAWLIGSFISTRRDRSLSYGDIPMAPTVRDQWITKIDAVEARFRTGELDLRALHLELASILRGFAGARSGADIESSTVLEILDIADTAGPRSPIARLLWVRAVGRPLDTNPLGHVGELLAVWEQPSFDREPRAAAERSLTSAREVVTRW; from the coding sequence ATGACGATCTCCTTTGACCCGCCCGTCGGCATGCCCCTGTGGATGGTCATCATCCCAATCATCGTGCTGCTACTGGTTGCCGCCTGGCTGATCGGCTCCTTCATTTCCACGCGCCGCGACCGCTCGCTGAGCTACGGGGATATTCCTATGGCCCCCACTGTCCGCGACCAGTGGATCACCAAGATCGACGCCGTCGAGGCCCGCTTCCGTACCGGTGAACTGGACCTGCGGGCCCTGCACCTGGAACTGGCCTCCATACTGCGTGGCTTCGCGGGGGCCCGCTCAGGGGCGGATATTGAGTCCTCCACCGTGTTGGAGATCTTGGACATTGCCGACACTGCGGGACCCCGCTCACCAATTGCCCGCCTGTTGTGGGTGCGTGCTGTCGGCCGTCCCCTGGACACGAACCCGCTCGGGCATGTGGGTGAGCTATTGGCGGTGTGGGAGCAGCCCTCCTTTGACCGGGAGCCGCGCGCAGCGGCGGAGCGTTCCCTGACTTCTGCGCGAGAGGTGGTCACGCGATGGTAA
- a CDS encoding DUF58 domain-containing protein: protein MSPEVPPLPHPRETPPLPGEPISRGSRLARARGRLTLPTLRRATGLLDGRHKSVFVGHGQDFDDLSQYRPGDDVTDIDWKASARSGQPIIKRYQRESNLPLVLAVDTGRTMAAQTPTGEDKRTLALAVAEIFSYLARMRGDTVALVAGDSQRLITRPPRSGAEHAEMLLSILARAWAELEAPATDAERLPDLRPDAPVSDVRQLLGRVITWHPHRSLVILLTDTSHPDETAVDQLRRLSAQHELVVVQVADDVAVRPGAGRARDVEMSAELPAFLREDASLAKTLEQEVMGRRQAVAQLLDRRHIEHVTVESEDTLIDSLADLLERQRRLAAVGRGRR from the coding sequence ATGAGCCCTGAAGTGCCTCCATTGCCGCACCCACGCGAGACGCCACCCCTGCCTGGTGAGCCCATCTCGCGTGGCTCCCGGCTGGCCCGGGCGCGTGGACGCCTGACCCTACCGACCCTGCGCCGCGCCACCGGCCTGCTGGACGGGCGCCACAAGTCAGTGTTCGTGGGCCACGGCCAAGACTTTGACGACCTCTCCCAATACCGCCCTGGTGACGACGTCACCGACATTGACTGGAAGGCCTCCGCCCGCTCCGGCCAGCCCATCATCAAGCGCTACCAGCGGGAATCCAACCTGCCCCTAGTGCTCGCCGTGGACACTGGCCGCACCATGGCCGCCCAAACCCCTACGGGTGAGGACAAGCGCACCCTGGCGCTGGCCGTCGCTGAGATTTTCTCCTACTTGGCCCGCATGCGGGGGGACACGGTGGCCCTGGTAGCTGGCGACTCCCAGCGCCTGATCACCCGCCCGCCGCGCTCCGGCGCCGAGCACGCGGAGATGCTGCTGTCCATCCTGGCCCGCGCCTGGGCCGAGTTGGAGGCCCCGGCCACGGACGCTGAACGTCTGCCGGACTTGCGCCCCGACGCCCCGGTCTCGGACGTGCGCCAGCTGCTGGGGCGGGTCATCACCTGGCATCCGCACCGCTCACTGGTGATCCTGCTCACCGACACCTCCCACCCGGATGAGACCGCCGTAGACCAGTTGCGCCGCCTGTCCGCCCAGCACGAACTGGTGGTGGTGCAGGTGGCCGATGACGTCGCCGTGCGCCCCGGTGCGGGACGCGCCCGTGACGTGGAAATGTCCGCTGAGCTGCCCGCCTTCCTGCGGGAGGATGCCTCCCTGGCCAAGACCCTGGAGCAGGAGGTCATGGGCCGCCGCCAAGCCGTGGCGCAGCTGCTGGACCGCCGCCACATTGAGCACGTGACCGTGGAGTCCGAGGACACGCTCATCGATTCCCTAGCGGACCTGCTGGAGCGTCAGCGCCGCCTGGCCGCCGTCGGACGCGGGAGGCGCTGA
- a CDS encoding AAA family ATPase translates to MTIPPHPTSSGQPAHRFPPVAPAASGATTQPDTERTTVLPSRVSSGRSAQPAVPSAPVVPTAPAVPSVPAASPHPQSSAQHGAPRLSRKDLKDPKGKDSAPTPEDLSRAKDLLGRVTKTFAERVVGQDQLRIAMVSTLIAGGHILLESVPGLAKTTAAQTLAAAVSGSFHRIQCTPDLMPNDIIGTQILNYASGEMTTQLGPVHANLVLLDEINRSSAKTQSAMLEAMQERQTSIGGVVYPLPKPFMVLATQNPIEEEGTYILPEAQMDRFLMKEVLTYPRPAEEAVVLDRVSKGTFNTPITTTPITTEDVLWLQATVDRVWVDPVIKQYIVALVNTSRGGGPRPVPGIDRHVRVGASPRGGIALMKVAQAIALQAGRTYVTPDDIGLLRHSVLRHRLVRTYDALADDVAPESIIDAIFAAVPTP, encoded by the coding sequence ATGACCATCCCGCCACATCCGACCAGCAGTGGACAGCCTGCCCACCGCTTCCCGCCCGTGGCCCCGGCAGCTTCGGGTGCGACGACGCAGCCGGATACGGAACGGACGACCGTGCTTCCTAGCCGCGTCTCCTCAGGGCGCTCTGCGCAGCCTGCCGTGCCTTCGGCCCCGGTAGTGCCTACCGCGCCCGCCGTGCCTTCAGTGCCCGCTGCCTCCCCCCACCCCCAGTCCTCCGCACAGCACGGCGCCCCCCGGCTCTCGCGCAAGGACCTGAAGGACCCCAAGGGCAAGGACTCTGCCCCCACCCCGGAAGACCTGTCCCGGGCCAAAGATCTCCTGGGCCGAGTCACCAAAACCTTTGCCGAGCGCGTCGTAGGGCAGGACCAGTTGCGCATCGCGATGGTCTCCACCCTCATCGCTGGCGGACACATCCTGCTGGAGTCCGTGCCCGGGCTGGCCAAGACCACCGCCGCCCAAACTCTCGCGGCCGCCGTCTCCGGTTCCTTCCACCGCATCCAGTGCACCCCCGACCTGATGCCCAACGACATTATCGGCACCCAGATCCTCAACTACGCCTCCGGAGAGATGACCACCCAGCTGGGGCCGGTCCACGCCAACCTGGTCCTCCTAGACGAGATCAACCGCTCCTCCGCCAAAACCCAGTCCGCCATGCTGGAGGCCATGCAGGAGCGCCAGACCTCCATCGGCGGCGTCGTCTACCCTCTGCCCAAGCCCTTCATGGTCCTGGCCACCCAGAACCCGATCGAGGAGGAAGGCACCTACATCCTGCCTGAGGCGCAGATGGACCGCTTCCTTATGAAAGAGGTCCTGACTTACCCCCGGCCCGCAGAGGAGGCCGTCGTCCTGGACCGCGTCTCCAAGGGCACCTTCAACACCCCTATCACCACCACCCCCATCACCACGGAGGACGTGCTCTGGCTACAGGCCACGGTGGACCGCGTCTGGGTGGACCCGGTCATCAAGCAGTACATCGTGGCCCTGGTTAACACCTCCCGCGGGGGCGGCCCCCGCCCAGTGCCCGGCATCGACCGGCACGTGCGCGTCGGCGCCTCCCCGCGTGGCGGCATCGCCCTGATGAAGGTGGCCCAGGCGATCGCCCTGCAGGCTGGCCGCACCTACGTCACCCCTGACGACATTGGCCTGCTGCGCCACTCCGTGCTGCGCCACCGCCTGGTCCGCACCTACGACGCCCTGGCCGACGACGTCGCCCCCGAGTCCATCATCGACGCGATCTTCGCGGCCGTCCCAACACCCTGA
- a CDS encoding TetR/AcrR family transcriptional regulator, producing the protein MPKIMGANLAEHRERTRTALFDALSTLLSQRTFDKITLSDVANRAGVGRTAVYNHFSDKEDLLLAFMDYETQLHAAELARATAQTPDPIDRLRLYVRQQALVKRNYHFPTTGPLASSVSRPTAARLRAHAAMMLQMLAQILTEAMDQGLIPRQDPRLVIPLIHATVMGGRPTPTDVEEREAFLAALDAYVLRAVGSAPADHEVPSLKLLPDAEKYASQQVNALRALT; encoded by the coding sequence ATGCCGAAGATTATGGGAGCCAACCTAGCCGAGCACCGCGAGCGCACTCGCACCGCCCTGTTCGATGCCCTATCTACCCTGCTCTCTCAGCGCACCTTCGACAAAATCACGCTGTCCGACGTCGCCAACCGTGCGGGCGTGGGCCGCACTGCCGTCTACAACCACTTCAGTGACAAAGAAGACCTCCTGCTGGCCTTTATGGACTATGAGACCCAGCTGCACGCCGCCGAGTTGGCCCGCGCCACCGCGCAGACGCCAGACCCGATCGACCGCCTGCGCCTATACGTGCGCCAGCAGGCTCTGGTGAAGCGCAACTACCACTTCCCCACCACCGGTCCGCTCGCCTCCTCCGTCTCCCGGCCTACCGCCGCCCGTCTGCGCGCTCACGCCGCCATGATGCTGCAGATGCTCGCCCAGATCCTCACAGAGGCCATGGACCAGGGCCTGATCCCCCGCCAGGACCCGCGCTTGGTCATCCCGCTGATCCACGCCACTGTCATGGGCGGGCGCCCCACGCCCACCGATGTTGAGGAACGCGAGGCCTTTCTGGCGGCCTTGGACGCCTATGTGTTGCGCGCCGTCGGCTCCGCTCCCGCTGACCACGAGGTGCCCTCGCTCAAGCTACTGCCCGACGCCGAGAAGTACGCCAGCCAGCAAGTCAACGCTCTGCGCGCTCTGACCTGA
- a CDS encoding VWA domain-containing protein, protein MVMPWMPWLIGLVAVVVVVLALLTGKRHATGKLQGGKLRRVANSAPFLRSQAVRDRIVRRRFLNAGLALLSVAGLVAAGITAGRPANVSIRSEKLASRDIVLCLDVSSSMFQVDQEVLKAFDKLLNSFQGERVALVAWNSTAQTMVPLTDDYDLLRKQFDIAREALDYTPTFRHTPEDDRYQEVFGGTLSEATGNAYSLAGDGLASCSLVFDQTEAKDRSRSIVLATDNVVLDRSHMQIYSLAQAGELAASRKIQLFSLFGFDKYQGGGVNYQLDPAPYRQELKNVTEIHGGLFYDVTDPKATEGIVNRLQQDQAQILEGDIQTVFTDIPEQAVTTLVVFLLLLLGLAAWRRA, encoded by the coding sequence ATGGTAATGCCCTGGATGCCCTGGCTGATCGGGCTGGTGGCCGTGGTTGTGGTGGTGCTGGCGCTGCTGACCGGAAAGCGGCACGCCACCGGCAAGCTGCAAGGCGGCAAGCTGCGCCGGGTCGCCAACTCTGCCCCCTTCCTGCGTTCGCAGGCTGTGCGTGACCGGATCGTCCGCCGTCGCTTCCTGAACGCGGGGCTGGCGCTGCTGTCAGTGGCCGGGCTGGTCGCTGCCGGTATCACCGCCGGGCGTCCCGCCAACGTCTCCATCCGCTCTGAGAAGCTGGCCAGCCGAGACATTGTGCTCTGCCTAGACGTCTCCTCCTCCATGTTTCAGGTGGACCAGGAGGTCCTGAAGGCCTTCGACAAGCTGCTGAACAGTTTCCAGGGTGAGCGCGTGGCCCTGGTGGCCTGGAACAGTACCGCGCAGACCATGGTGCCGCTGACCGACGACTATGACCTCCTGCGGAAACAGTTCGACATCGCCCGCGAGGCCCTGGACTACACCCCTACCTTCCGCCACACCCCGGAAGACGACCGCTACCAAGAGGTGTTCGGCGGCACCCTGTCTGAAGCCACAGGGAACGCCTACTCCCTAGCCGGTGACGGCCTAGCCTCCTGCAGCTTGGTCTTTGACCAGACCGAGGCAAAAGACCGTTCCCGCTCAATCGTGCTGGCCACAGACAACGTGGTGCTGGACCGCAGTCATATGCAGATCTACAGCCTGGCGCAGGCCGGTGAGCTAGCCGCTTCCCGCAAGATCCAGCTGTTTTCCCTGTTCGGCTTCGACAAGTACCAGGGAGGCGGCGTGAACTACCAGCTGGACCCTGCGCCCTACCGTCAGGAGTTGAAGAACGTCACGGAGATACACGGCGGTCTGTTCTACGACGTCACCGACCCCAAGGCCACTGAAGGCATCGTGAACCGCCTGCAGCAGGATCAGGCACAGATCCTGGAGGGCGACATCCAAACCGTATTCACGGATATCCCCGAGCAGGCGGTGACGACCCTGGTGGTCTTCCTGCTGCTCCTCCTGGGGCTGGCCGCCTGGAGGCGCGCATGA
- a CDS encoding VWA domain-containing protein has translation MRLNPMVPWWLLIVLALAVCGLLLWSSRWLLRADADRGSRRTLLRRGLLATVVLLMVAGPSVPMRSGQTSSNVEVYLLVDRTGSMAAEDWNGGEPRLNGVRQDILAIRDALPQARFSILALDSTAARELPLTSDLDAVGAWANALTQELSAKSTGSSLERGMPLLARSLVRAHENDPGDARIVYLLSDGEPTDDGQAAREVAAAGLSWETIKPLVDGGAVLGYGTAEGGKMREFNGSADSGAGSSAPYLKDGATGQDGVSKIDENALNGAATGLGLPYVHRTAPGGVESFTKLDVQTILKDRRGKRSHHSYLVWPLALVASGLIIWELAALAQAEGKLRRLAPSTRSIRP, from the coding sequence ATGAGACTGAACCCCATGGTGCCGTGGTGGTTGCTGATCGTGCTGGCGCTCGCGGTCTGCGGCCTGCTGCTCTGGTCCAGCCGCTGGTTGCTGCGCGCCGACGCCGACCGGGGCTCCCGCCGCACCCTGCTGCGCCGTGGCCTGCTGGCCACAGTGGTGTTGCTGATGGTGGCTGGCCCATCCGTGCCGATGCGCAGCGGGCAAACCTCCAGCAATGTGGAGGTCTACCTGCTGGTGGACCGCACCGGGTCTATGGCCGCCGAGGATTGGAATGGCGGTGAGCCCAGGCTCAACGGGGTACGCCAGGACATCTTGGCTATTCGCGACGCCCTCCCCCAGGCACGCTTCTCTATCCTGGCCCTAGACTCCACTGCCGCCCGCGAACTGCCGTTGACCAGTGACCTGGACGCCGTCGGCGCCTGGGCCAACGCGCTCACGCAGGAGCTGAGCGCCAAGTCCACCGGCTCCTCCCTGGAGCGGGGCATGCCGCTGCTGGCCCGTTCACTGGTGCGCGCCCATGAGAACGACCCCGGGGATGCGCGCATCGTCTACCTGCTGTCTGACGGTGAGCCCACCGACGATGGCCAAGCCGCCAGGGAGGTCGCCGCCGCTGGGCTCAGCTGGGAGACGATCAAGCCACTGGTCGACGGCGGGGCCGTGCTCGGCTACGGCACCGCCGAGGGCGGCAAGATGCGCGAGTTTAACGGCAGCGCCGACTCCGGGGCTGGCAGCAGCGCCCCGTACCTCAAGGACGGGGCCACCGGCCAGGACGGCGTCTCCAAGATTGACGAGAACGCGTTGAACGGTGCCGCCACCGGCTTAGGCTTGCCTTATGTCCACCGCACGGCGCCGGGCGGGGTTGAGAGCTTCACCAAGCTGGATGTGCAGACGATCCTCAAGGACAGGCGTGGCAAACGCTCCCACCACAGCTACCTGGTGTGGCCCCTGGCGCTGGTCGCCTCCGGTCTGATCATCTGGGAGCTGGCAGCCTTAGCGCAGGCTGAAGGGAAGCTGCGCCGTCTGGCCCCGAGTACCAGGAGCATCCGCCCATGA
- a CDS encoding M50 family metallopeptidase: MDGTAPNTWQQIWQAVVDHSVHTNPPTPGSLWPVIVLVVLVIAVPQARRWGRALGTIVHEAGHAVVGLAVGRRFHGFTVARDLSGTAVTSGPERGVGRALTSWSGYPAPAFLGAVLTATALRGWVGASLAGLTLSLLLLLLMSRSLRTLGMVGLVALLTLTLWWWGDAVVPLRGGVVAGIGVVLLLGAWDALLDVAHSHDSSQDHRTLARITFLPAWFWLGTWVVVCAACTWVVVRAGSGVLW; this comes from the coding sequence ATGGACGGCACCGCTCCCAACACCTGGCAGCAGATCTGGCAAGCCGTGGTGGACCACTCCGTCCACACCAACCCGCCTACGCCCGGCTCTCTGTGGCCCGTGATTGTCCTGGTGGTGCTGGTGATCGCCGTCCCGCAGGCTCGGCGTTGGGGCCGCGCGTTGGGCACGATCGTCCATGAGGCCGGCCACGCCGTCGTCGGCCTGGCCGTCGGGCGCCGTTTTCATGGTTTCACCGTGGCCCGCGATCTCTCCGGCACCGCTGTCACCAGCGGTCCCGAACGTGGCGTTGGTCGGGCGCTGACCAGCTGGTCCGGCTACCCTGCCCCCGCGTTCCTGGGAGCGGTGCTGACCGCTACCGCCCTGCGCGGCTGGGTTGGCGCCTCCCTGGCGGGGTTGACACTGAGCCTGCTGCTCCTGCTGCTCATGTCCCGTTCTTTGCGCACGCTCGGAATGGTGGGCTTGGTGGCGCTGCTCACGCTGACATTGTGGTGGTGGGGCGACGCCGTCGTGCCGCTGCGTGGCGGCGTGGTTGCCGGGATAGGGGTAGTGCTGCTGTTGGGGGCCTGGGACGCCCTGCTCGACGTTGCCCACTCCCACGACTCCAGCCAGGACCACCGCACGCTGGCACGAATCACCTTCCTGCCAGCCTGGTTCTGGCTGGGCACCTGGGTGGTGGTTTGCGCCGCCTGCACCTGGGTGGTGGTGCGTGCTGGATCCGGTGTCCTATGGTGA
- a CDS encoding transposase, translating into MAGLKYSGEFKEQIVVEVIEKLRPVSEVAKAYGLVPQTAGSWVNKWCRTHLDSSGEELTSAELAGLRKVKA; encoded by the coding sequence ATGGCAGGATTAAAGTACAGCGGTGAGTTTAAGGAACAGATCGTGGTGGAGGTGATCGAGAAGTTGCGTCCGGTTAGTGAGGTCGCGAAAGCGTACGGGCTGGTTCCCCAGACCGCGGGGAGCTGGGTGAACAAGTGGTGCAGGACTCATCTAGACAGCAGTGGAGAAGAACTCACTTCTGCTGAGCTGGCGGGATTGAGGAAGGTCAAGGCCTAA